Proteins encoded within one genomic window of Gemmatimonadaceae bacterium:
- a CDS encoding carbon monoxide dehydrogenase subunit G, which yields MHLSGEYVFAAPRAIVWSALQDPRVLASVLPGCERLDRVDDHTFEGAIRLRIGPVQGDYSGRVQLRDLREPDSFGMQIDGKGQQGFVKAVATVSLAAEGDQTRITYTSDAQVGGRIAAVGQRLIETSARAIVKQSLEGLDAAMRERAATAASVTLAGGSPEEATAAADAVAPTLTDRPSDAAFAATVAREVAKDIIPPLARRAIIVLVILVLTWILLGLLG from the coding sequence GTGCACCTTTCCGGTGAATACGTCTTTGCCGCGCCCCGCGCGATCGTCTGGAGCGCGCTGCAGGATCCGCGTGTGCTGGCGTCGGTGCTCCCCGGGTGCGAGCGGCTCGATCGCGTCGACGACCACACCTTCGAGGGCGCGATCCGGCTCAGGATCGGGCCGGTGCAGGGTGACTACAGCGGTCGCGTGCAGCTGCGCGACCTGCGCGAGCCTGACTCGTTCGGCATGCAGATCGACGGCAAAGGACAGCAGGGATTCGTCAAGGCGGTGGCCACGGTCTCGCTGGCCGCGGAGGGCGATCAGACACGGATCACCTACACCAGCGATGCGCAGGTTGGTGGCCGCATCGCCGCGGTTGGCCAGCGGCTGATCGAGACGTCCGCGCGAGCCATCGTGAAGCAGAGCCTCGAGGGGCTCGATGCCGCGATGCGCGAACGCGCCGCGACCGCCGCGTCGGTGACGTTGGCCGGTGGCAGCCCGGAAGAAGCCACCGCGGCGGCCGATGCGGTGGCACCCACCCTGACCGACCGGCCCAGCGACGCTGCCTTTGCGGCCACCGTCGCGCGCGAGGTGGCTAAGGACATCATACCACCGCTGGCGAGGCGCGCCATCATCGTCCTCGTCATCCTCGTGCTCACCTGGATCCTCCTCGGGTTGCTCGGGTAG